The genomic window GCACCGCCTGACGTCGGTCACCGACCCGCTGGACCGGGCGACGACGTACGCGTACGACGCGGACAGCAACCTGGTCAAAGTGACGACGCCCCGCGGCTCCACCACCCGGACGTACGACGTCCGCGGCCTGGTTACCAAGATCGACTACTCGGATGCCACGCCGGACGTCACCCTCGGCTACGACGACGCCGGACAGATGACGGCCCGTACCAACGCGAAGATGTCCGAAGACTTCGTCTACAACGCGGTCGGCGACCTCACCAAGACCCGCGGCTTCGCGTATACCTACGACGCCGCCGGGCAGATGCTCACCCGTAAGTACTCCGACGGCAACACCATCGGCTACACGTACGACAACGACGGCCGCACCGCCACCATGACGGCCGACGGTGCCACCACCACCTACACCTCGGACGCGGCGGGCAACCTCACCAAGACGGCACTGCCCAACACGGAGACCGAGGAGCGCACCTACGACCGGGCGGGCCGCGTCACCGCCGTCACCGCCGCCAAGGCGGGCACGACGGTCACAAAGACCGCCCTGACCCTCTCGGCGGCCGGCCTCCCCACCCGCGTCGACGTCACCCGGGCCGGAGTCGGCACCGGCGGCTACGACCAGACCTACGACACCGCGGGCCGCCTCACCTCCGGCTGCTACCCCCAGCCCTGGATCACCGGCTGCGCCGCGACCCGCACCACGTCCTACACCTACGACAAGGTCGGCAACCGCCTGACCTCCACCCTCGGCACCACGTCCACCAGCTACGCCTACGACAACGCCGACCAGCTCACATCCACCACCGCCGGGGCCACCACCACTGCCTACGACTACGACGCGGAAGGCAACCAGACGAAGGCCGGCGCCAACACCTTCACCTACGACCTGGCCGGACAGATCTCCGCCGCCACCGTCGCGGGTACCAACTTCACCTACGACCACGACGCCAACGGCAACCAGGTCGCCACGCTCCAGGACGGCGCGGTCACCAGCCGGACCCAGTGGGACCCCAACGCACCCCTGCCGATCCTCGCCACCGAGTACGACAGCGCCTGGACCGTCAAGCAGTCCTACCGCTACGACCCCCTCAGCCAGCCCGCAGCCACCAAAACCGGCACAGGCGCGGTCTTCTACTACCACCACGACACCCAGGGCTCCCCGCTCGACGTCACCAGCAGCACCGGCACCCTCCACCAGCGCTGGGCCTACGACCCCTACGGCACCCGCGTCCTGGGCACCGTCACCACCGGCGCGCCCTCAAGCACCCCCACCTACACCGGCGCCCGCTACGAGACCACCACTGGCAACATCGACCTCCACGCCCGCCAGTACACCCCGGCCACCGGCCGCTTCGCCAGCACCGACCCGGCTGCCCGCGGTGCCACGACTCCCTACGTGTCCTCGTACGCCTACGCAGACAACCAGCCCACACTGCTCACCGACCCCAGCGGTCTCACCCCCGAAGACCCCAACAGCCCAGGAGCGATCCTCGGCGACTTCGGCTCGGGCTTCCTCCAAGGACTGAAGGCACCCTTCCAGTTCCTCGGAGACGCCTACAACGCCGTCACCGGCCAGAACGGCGGCGCCGGCGCATTCGTCGACAAGTACCTCCCCGTCCGCCCCGCCTACCGCCTCTACCGCGCCGAGTACATGCTCCGCCAACAAGGCTGCGACGCACTCGCCGACCTCTACGCCGAAGCAGCCGACGAACTCACCCAACAGCTCGCCGTCACCGGACTCGGCGGACTGACCGGGTGGCGCAGGGCAGCCGTCGAGCCCAAGGCTCCAGGCCGATTCGGACCAGGGGCAGCACACTCCGACGATCCAGCACTGGGTGGAGCAAACCCGTATATTCCTCGAGGCTTCAGCGCTGGGACATACGGCCAATTCACGCAAAAAATCTACTCCGGCCTGCGCGCAGCTGGCTACAATGACTCCACGGCCATATTTCACGGAAGCTCCGTCACTGGACGAAGCTTCAGGACGGGGGAGCCTTTCCGGCCGGAGAGTGACTTCGACATCGCACTCGCAGGAGCAGACGTCTTCGGACAAGCTAAGAAAGCCGGCGTGGGCCTTCGGTCTAAGGGCACCCGAACCGGCGAGCTGACGGACGAAAATCTGCGAAAGATGCGCCTCACTCGACTCGCTCAAGAACTCTCAGAGGCAGCCGGGCGACCAGTTCACTTCATGGTCTACGATTCCGTTGAGAGCGCAACCGGACGCGCACCGAGTATCATCGCACCGCGGAACTAACGGGAGGAAAACCATGGGGCATCGCTACTACCTCTACGGCTCCGACAAAATGAGCTTGCAAGAGGTAGGCGATGCCCTGTCGACCTCCTTGCAAATCCCATTCGACGCCCGCCAAAGCGATTACAAGGGGGGCAGATACTATCTAGCACGAATACAGGCTCCCGGAAAAATCACAATCGAAGAAAACTGGGAAGATGACGAGGGTTACCTCGCCGAACCGGACTTTCCGACATACTCCACGCTCGTATATGTCACTGAGCCGACCATACGTGTGGTATCGGTACTAGAAAATTCGGGTCATCTTCAGCGCTTGAGGATGTCATGCGCTGATTGAGAGGCCGTAAGACGGTTCCATCCATGGCTCCGGTCGAAGGCCACAGCCTGGATCCACCGCGTGATGGTCGGTCTGTGGGCGACGAATAGAGAAGAGGTGCCTGCTGACCTGGATGATGGGAGTTCCTACGCCCTCATCAGTCCCACGAAGCAAGGCACCTCGTAAGTGAAAGTCTCCCACAGACCCGCGGAGCTCTTCGCCGCGTTCGACGACTCGGACCTGATCGCGCACGCCGGGCTGATCCCGACGATCCGGCTGGCCGAGCGGTGCGGGTTGCCCGCCTTGGTGGCCCAGAAGGTGAGGCTCACCGGTGCGAAGAACGGTGCCGGTACGGCTGCCGACGCGAAAGCCATGTCGACCGTGGGCGGCATGGTCGCCGGGGCGGACAGCATCGACGACCTGGACATACTGCGCCACGACGGGCTGCCGCGCCTGTTCGGCGGGGTGCGGGCGCCGTCCACGCTGGGTAGTTTCCTGCGTACCTTCACCTGGGGGCATGTGCGCCAACTGGAGTCCGCCACACGGACGTTCACCTGCCGCCTGGCCACGCACACTGGTCTGGTCCCCCACCGGGACGAGGTGGTGTTCGTGGACATCGACTCCAAGGTCAAGCAGGTCTACGGCCCCGCCAAGCAGGGCGCCTCGTTCGGCTACACCAAGCAGCGCGGCCTGCACTTCCAGATCGTCACCGTGAAGACCTCCAGCTGCGCGCCCGTGATCGTGGCGACCAGGCTGCGTAAGGGCTCGGCAGGCTCCGGCAAGGGCGCGGCCAGTCTGCTGCGCGAGGCCCTGGCCACGGTCCGGGCCATGGGCATCACCGCACACATCGTCGTCCGTGCGGACTCCGCGTACTTCTCCCACAAGGTCGTCGATGTGTGCCGCAGGGCGGGTGCCGCCTTCTCCCTGGCCGTCGCGGTCAAGAAGACCATCCGCGAGGCCATCATGCAGATCCCCGAGGATGCCTGGACGCCGATCAAGTACGCCAGCGCCGTCTGGGACGCCGAGGAGGAACGCTGGATCTCCGACGCCGAGATCACCGAGATCGAGTTCACCGCGTGCACCAACAAGAAGAAGGCATTCCACACCACCGCCCGACTGATCGTGCGCCGCGTGAAACGGCTGAACCCCAAGAGCGTGCCCGCCGGCCAGGCCGAGCTGTTCGGCGTCTGGCGACATCACGTGATCTTCACCGACAGCCCCTTCATCCTGGCTCAGGCCGAGCCGATGCACCGCGAACACGCCGTCATCGAGCAGGTCTTCGCCGACCTGGAAGACTCCGCGCTCGCCCACCTGCCCTCGGGGAAGTTCACCGCGAACGCCGCCTGGCTGACCCTAGCCGCCACCGCCTACAACCTCACCCGCGCGAGCGGCCACCTCGCCTCCGCCTTCCACGCCAAGGCGAGGACCGGCACCATCCGCCGCCACCTGATCAACACCCCCGCCCGGATCGCCACCGGAGCCCGCCGCGTCACCCTCCACCTGCCCGAACGCTGGCGCTGGGCCAACGACTTCACCGACCTGTGGACAGCCACCGGCCAGCGCATGCTCACCTGAACCACACGCTCAACCTGACCGCCCACGACCTGGAAGAACCTCGGAGATCCCGCACCGGACGGCCACCCGCCCCATCGCGCTGCCCGCACCCCGAAAGATCATTCCGAGCCCACCCGATACCGAAGATCAGAATTCAGGCGGTGGATCCAGGCACAGACCTGACGGAGCAGATCGGCGCAACCAGCACTCCTTGCAGCCGGCACCGTTGTCGTACATGCAGGATGCCCTGCCCCACGCCCTGGCGGCGCGTCAGGCCCGGTGCCCTCCCGCGGTCGGCCAGGCTCCCCTCTCGTGGAGGTGGAGTACGAGAGCAGCGATGTTCCAGGCGTCGTCCTCACCCCGGTGGTGACGGCCTTCGAGACGCCGCCCCACGATCTGCAGGGCGCGTGCCATGCCAGGGGCCTTGCGCAGGCCCTCGACTTTGGTGAAGACAGTTTTTGCATTGACGTGGTAACGGCCGAAAGGGTAAGGCGTCCCTGTGGCCTGGCATTGCCTTCCGAACTGGTGACGGTCGTAGTCGCCCCAACTGGCCCAGGGCCTGGTGCCTGCGCGGTGCTCCGCCGTCAGTAGTCGGCACGCCTCGGCGAAGGAGACTCCCTGATCGACTTTGTCCTGAGTGAGTCCTGTCAGCTCCGTGCAGAACTCACTGACGGTGGACCAGGCGGGCCTCACCAGGATCCGGTGCCGACCAAGGCGCTCGCCGATGTTCAGGTCGACCACAGTGAGCCCAATTTCGATGATCTCGCTGGCCTCCCCAGGCGGCGGGGAACCGGCCCAACACGTCGCTTCGACGTCCACGACGTTGACGACACTCTCGGTCCAGGTGCTGTCCATGACGAGAAGCATAGGGAGACGCAGCGGTCAGGCCCATACCCAGCAGCGAAAGGTCACCCCAGCCTCGAGCTGTAGGCGGCACTCATTTGCGGAGCAGGTCGAGGTGGGCTCGGTCGAACGACTACCCCCTATGCGTGGCGGGTCCGCCGACGACGAATTCAGGATCCTGACCGAGTGGTGTTGCCGTAGCCGTGCAGGGCAAGAGTTCGGCCGTCCCGGATCCTGTCGTTCCACTGATCGGGGTTTCGCCCCTGACGGCCCTTCAGCAGCTCGGCGGTGCATTGCACCTGTTCGGGCGTTCGGGCGAGGGCGGCGTGGGTCGAGCGCTCGGATCAGCCCTCGACGCCGTCCGTGTTGATCCTCATCAGCTAGGTATCCATGATCCATCCGCGCTCGGCGCGCGCCTCGGCACGCATGCGGCGAATTCGGTCGGAGACCTCGTCGAGCGGTCCGGAGACCAGGATCTCGTGAGGGATGCCGATGTAGGCGCCCCAGTAGATCCATATTCCGTTGCCGGCCAGGTGTTGGAAGCTTTCGTGCGCGTCGAGCATGACGACGATGTCGCCGTCGTCGTTCGGGAGGGTCTCGGACAGCCGTCGGCGCGGGGTGATGTGGATCGGCCGGCCGACCCGGTTCAGGCTGATGCGGTGTCGGGCCGCCAGACCGAGACGCTGCTGATCCCGGGAATCACCTCGTACACGAACGCCACCTCCTCGCGGGCTCGGATGTCATCGAGGATGGCGATGGTGCTGTCGTAGAGCGAGGGGCCACCCCATACCAGGAACGCGCCGGAGCGCCCCGGGGCCAGCTCATCGCGGATCAGCTCCTCGCAGAACGCCCACAGTGCGCATAATGCACATCGCCTAAACCTGCAGGTCAGGCACCCTTTGCGGCGGGCTCCAGGATCGCGACGCACTCGACATGGTGGGTCATCGGGAACAGGTCGAAGGCCCGCAGCGTCCGCACCCGGTACCCCCCGTCACGGAAGTACGCGATGTCCCGTGCCAGCGCCGCCGGGTCGCACGCGACGTACGCGATGCGCCGTGCCCCCAGCGCGACCAGCTGCTTGACCGTGGCCTTGCCCGCGCCCGCCCGCGGCGGGTCCAGCACGATCAGGTCGCACTCCGTGATGCCCGTGCGCGGCAGGACCTGGTCGACCTTGCCGTGCTCGATGCGGACCCGTTCCAGGTCCTTCAGGTTGTGACGGGCGTCCTCGACCGCGCGCTTCCCGGACTCGATGCCGAGCACCGCGCCCTTCTCACCGATCCGCTGGCCGATCGCGCCCGCGAACAGGCCGACGCCGCAGTAGAGGTCCAGCGCGGTGTCGTTCTTGCGGGGCAGCAGCCCCTGCATGACCGCGCGCACCAGGGTGTCCGCCGCCTGCGGGTGCACCTGCCAGAAGCCGCCGGAGCCGACGCGGTACGTACGGTCGTCGGCCCGCTCGCGCACGAAGGCGCGGCCGTGGACGCGGTGGACGCCGCCGTCCTTCTCGTCCACGCGCATCACGGACACGGGCTTGTCCAGCTCGACCAGCGGGAGCCGGCCGCCCTCGCGCGGGGTCAGGATGACCTGGCGGTCGTGGGAGCCGGTGGCGGAGATGGCCTCGACCGTCGCCATCTGCGGCCAGTCCTGCTTCTCGATGCCGAGCTCGGAGACGCCGGGGGCGGCGATCATGCAGTGGTCGACCGGCTGGACCTCGTGCGAGCGGTGCTTGCGGAGTCCGACCAGGCCGTCGGCGTCGACGGCGTACTGCACTCGCGTGCGCCAGGCCGGGACCTGGCCCGGCGGGAGCTTGTCGCCCTCGGCGGGCATGACCGTGCCGTCCCACCCGGCCTCCTCGGGCGTGAGGCCCGCGAGGCGCTGGAGCTGCTCGGCAATGACCTCGCCCTTGAGGCGTCGCTGCGCGCCCGGCTTGGCGTGCTGCCAGTCGCAGCCGCCGCACTTGCCGGGGCCGGCGTAGGGGCAGGGGGCCTCGACCCGGTCCTTGGACGCCTCGATGACGGTGATGGCGTCGGCGCGCAGGAAGCGGGAGCCGCTCTCACCCTCGGTGACCCGGGCGACGACCTTCTCGCCGGGCAGGGTGTGCCGGACGAAGAGGACCTGGCCCTCGTCGGTGCGGGCGATGCAGTGCCCGCCGTGGGCGACGGGACCGACCTCGACCTCGTACTCCCGGCCGATCAGGGACTCTCCGGCCTGCGGCTCCCCGGGCTGCGAGGACGTGGATTCGTTCTGCATGAGGGGGTGGCTCCAGAGATCGGGAAGAGTGGTACGAGATGTAGGGGTCCGGATGTGCAAGAACGGCGACGGCCGGACAACAGCCCACCAGTCTACGTGGGCCGGAGCCGGCCGCTCACCACACACCGTCCCCCACCGCACCCCGCGGCTCACCCCTTGCTGTGCTCCTTGTGCCGCCGTTCCACCGGACCGCGCCGGACCGAGCCGGGTGCCGTCCAGTCCGCCCGGCGACGGGCCCGCAGCTTCGCGGCTTCGGAGGACTCCAGCTGGTACGGCACCGAGGTCACCATGACACCAGGTGTGAACAGCAGCCGGCCCTTCAGCCGCAGCGCGCTCTGGTTGTGGAGCAGGTGCTCGTACCAGTGGCCGACCACGTACTCGGGGATGTAGACGCTGACCACGTCGCGCGGCCGGTCCTTGCGCAGGCTCTTGACGTAGTCGATGACCGGCCGGGTCACCTCGCGGTACGGGGAGTCGAGGATCTTCAGCGGGATGTCGATGCCACGGCGTTCCCAGTCCGCCTTCAGCGCCTTCGTCTCGTCGTGGTCGACGCTGATGGACAGTGCCTCCAGTTGGTCGGAACGCACCAGCTTGGCGTACGCGAGGGCGCGCAGCGTGGGCCGGTGGAGCTTGGAGACCAGGACGATCGAGTGGACCCGCGAGGGCCTGATCGTGTCGTCCGAGGGGGCTTCGTCCGCGGAGATCTCGTCGGCGACGCGGTCGTAGTGCTTCCGGATCGCGGTCATCGTGCCGAAGAAGATGACCATTCCGAGCAGCGCGACCCAGGCACCGTGGGTGAACTTGGTCGCCAGGACGACGACCAGGACCAGGCCGGTGAAGAACGCGCCGAAGGTGTTGATCGCCCGGGAGCGGATCATGTGCCGCCGCGCCCCGGGGTCGGTCTCCGTGCTCAGGTGACGGTTCCAGTGCCGGACCATGCCGGTCTGGCTGAGCGTGAAGGACACGAACACGCCGACGATGTAGAGCTGGATGAGCCGGGTCGAGTCGGCGCCGTAGATCCAGACGAGCAGGATCGCGGCGCCGGCCAGCAGCACGATGCCGTTGGAGAAGGCCAGCCGGTCGCCGCGGGTGTGCAGCTGGCGCGGCAGGTAGCGGTCCTGGGCGAGGATCGAGCCGAGCAGTGGGAAGCCGTTGTAGGCGGTGTTGGCGGCGAGGAACAGCACGAGGGCGGTCGCCGCCGCGAGGAACACGAAGAGGAATGTGCCCTCGCCGAAGACTGCCGCCGCGACCTGCGAGATGACCGGATCCTGGGTGAAGCCCGCCCCGACCGGGGAGCCGTTGTGGATGAGGTCCTTCGCGGGGTTCTCGGCCAGCTTCACATCGGTGGCCATGGCCAGGCCGATGATCCCGCAGAACATGGTGACGGCCAGCAGCCCCATGGCCGCGAGGGTGGTCGCGGCGTTCTTGCTCTTGGGCTTGCGGAAGGCGGGCACGCCGTTGCTGATCGCCTCGACGCCGGTGAGGGCCGCACAGCCGGAGGAGAAGGCGCGCAGCAGCAGGAAGACGAGCGCGAATCCGGCGAGCCCCTGGTGCTCGGGCTTGATCTCGTAGTCCGAGGTCGGCGCGTGCATGGTGTCTCCGAGGGCAAGCCCCCGGAAGGCGCCCCAGAGGATCATGACGAAGACGCCGGCCACGAACAGGTACGTCGGGATGGCGAAGAGCTTGCCGGATTCCCTGACCCCTCGCAGGTTCATCAGCGTGAGCAGGACGATGGCTCCGATGGCGCAGAACGTCTTGTGCTCGATGACGAAGGGGATCGCGGAGCCGAGGTTCTCCACGCCGGAGGAGATCGACACGGCGACCGTGAGGACGTAGTCGACGAGCAGGGCGCTCGCGACGGTCAGTCCGGCCTTCGGCCCGAGGTTGGTGTTGGCGACCTCGTAGTCGCCGCCGCCGCTCGGGTAGGCGCGCACGTTCTGCCGGTACGAGGCGACGACCGTGAACATCAGGACCACGACCGCGGCCGCGATCCACGGGCTGAAGTGGTACGCCGACACGCCCGCGATGGACAGCACCAGGAGGACTTCTCCGGGTGCGTACGCGACGGAGGACAGCGGGTCGGACGCGAAGACGGGGAGCGCGATGCGCTTGGGGAGGAGTGTTTCCCCCAGCTTGTCGCTTCGCAGCGCCCGGCCGATCAGGATCCGTTTGGGCACGTCGGTCAGTTTGGACACGGTGAGGATCGTAAGCGCTGGCGAGACACGCCGCCGAAGCACCACCCCCTCGATGCCCCGAAAACCTTCATAATTAACCGCCCTCACCGGATAAGTCCATGGAATCCTTAACGAAATCCTTGCGCCGGGGGCCGGTGACGCGCCCCTTCGGGGCCCCTTGTGGGGGGTCGGTCTCCGGGATACGCGCACTCGGATGAGGCGGTGGGGACGTCGCCGCATAAGCTCATGCAGGGGCGACGCCGGAGGTGGTTGCCCCGTTGTTTGCCCCCGCAAGCTGAGAGAGAAGTGTGAGCAGGGTGTTTTCGCAGGTCATCCGGATGACCAGGACGGCGAGGTAGGCGCAAGGTGCACATCGTCATCATGGGCTGCGGGCGAGTCGGAGCCGCTCTCGCGCAGACCCTGGAGCAGCAGGGGCACACGGTCGCGGTGATCGACCGGGACCCCACGGCGTTCCGCCGTCTCGGTGCGGGGTTCGGCGGTCGGCGGGTCAGCGGTGTCGGCTTCGACCAGGACACCCTGCGCGAGGCGGGTATCGAGGAGGCCGGGGCGTTCGCCGCAGTCAGCAGCGGCGACAACTCCAACATCATCGCGGCCCGTGTGGCGCGTGAGATGTTCGGCATCGAGAACGTCGCCGCACGCATCTACGACCCGAAGCGCGCCGAGGTCTACCAGCGTCTGGGCATCCCCACGGTCGCGACGGTCCGCTGGACGGCGGACCAGATGCTGCGGCGGCTGCTGCCGTCGGGAGCCGAGCCTCTGTGGCGCGACCCGAGCGGCGGTGTGCAGCTCGCGGAGGTGCACACGACGCCGTCGTGGATCGGGCACAAGATCAGCACGCTGCAGGAGGAGACCGGCGTCCGCGTCGCGTTCCTCACCCGGCTCGGCGAGGCCATACTGCCGTCGTCGCAGACCGTTCTGCAGGAGGGCGACCTCGTCCACGTGATGATGCGTACGGACGAGATCGCGAAGGTCGAGGAGGCCTTTGCCGAGGGTCCCGAGGAGGGCGGTCACTGATGCGCGTGTCGATTGCCGGGGCGGGTGCGGTGGGACGTTCCATCGCGGCGGAGCTTCTGGAGAACGGTCACGAGGTGCTGCTGATCGACAAGGCGCCCACCGCCATCTCGGTCGAGCGGGTCCCGATGGCCGAGTGGCTCCTCGCGGACGCCTGTGAGATCACGTCCCTCGACGAGGCGGCGCTCCAGCGGTGCAACGTCGTGATCGCCGCGACGGGCGACGACAAGGTCAATCTGGTCGTCTCCCTGCTCGCGAAGACCGAGTACGGCGTCCCTAGGGTCGTCGCCCGGGTGAACAACCCGAAGAACGAGTGGCTGTTCAACGAGTCCTGGGGTGTAGATGTCGCGGTCTCCACGCCGCGTCTGATGTCGGCGCTGGTCGAGGAGGCGGTGAGTGTCGGTGATCTGGTGCGGCTGCTGCGCTTCAGCCACGGCGACGCCAACCTGGTCGAGCTGACGCTGCCCCCGGAGTCGGCACTGGCCGGCACCCGGGTCGGCGACGTGGACTGGCCCCAGGACACCTCACTGGTCACGATCATCCGAGGGACGCGGGTGCTGACGCCGAGCCCCGAGGAGACTTTGGAGGCCGGCGACGAGCTGCTGTTCGTGGCGGCGCAGGCGCGCGAGGAGCAGCTGGAGGACCTGCTGTCGGTCCGCCGCGATCCCGAAGAGGACTGAGACGGCTCACGTGCGGGGGCCCCGGACCATGTCACGGTCCGGGGCCCCCGCACGTGAGCGGCGCGCGTCAGTACTCGGAGTTGCGGGCTTCCGGGGCCTGGGCGTTCTGCGCGGCGGCGGCCTTGCGTGCCTTCTCGGCCTGCTCCTCCGCCTCCATCTCGGCGAAGACGTCGATGGGCGGCGGCGCCTTGGCGAGGAACACCCAGGTCAGATACACCGCGAGCAGGAATGGCGGGATCTTCAGCGCGACCAGTACCCAGCCGAGCTGGGCGGTGTCGGCCCACCAGTAGAGCGGGAAGAGGATCGCGCACTTGGCGAGGAGGATGAGCCCCCAGGCGTAGCCGGCCTTGGTGTACGCCTTCTTGCGGCCGGGGTTCCGGGTGCGCCAGGAGAGGTTCTCCTTGAAGACCGGGCCCAGGATCAGTCCGATCAGCGGCACACCCGCGACCGACGTGACGAGGTAGGCAAGCGCCAGCCCGAGCGTGTAGAGCATGCCGGGGAGGTAGAAGTCCTTGGCGTTGCCCGTCATCATCGCGAACACGACACCGAAGGCCACACCGAAGACGCCGCTGAAGGCGTGCTTGACGGTGTCCCGGCGGACCAGGCGTACGACGACGAGGACCAGGGAGACTGCCACTGCGGCGATGGCGGACGCCTTCAGGTCCTTGTTGATGGTGAAGATCGTGACGAAGAGCAGCCCGGGCAGGACTGTCTCCACCATGCCGCGCACGCCGCCGAAGGCCTCGAAGAGCGCGGCTTCCGTGACCGCCTTCGCGTCGGCGTCCTGCTGGTCGGTGCTGCGGGGCTGGTCCGTGTCGGACGTCGGCTTGTCGAGAGACGTCACCGGCTACTCCTTGCCGAGCGGTCGGAGTTCGTATTTGGGGTTGAACAGCACCCGTCGTCCGTGGCTCATGGCCACACGACCCGACGCGATGAGCCTGCGGCCCGGCTCGATGCCGACGATGGAACGCCGGCCCAGCCAGACCACGTCGAGCGGTGCGGTCCCGTCGAAGAGCTCCGCCTCCAGGGCGGGCACTCCGGCCCGCGGACGCAGGGTGACCGTCCGCAAGGTACCAGTCACCTTGACGATCTGGCGGTCCGAGCACTCGGAGATGCGCGTGCAGCCCGAGGCGTGGGAGTCCTCCCGGAGTTCCTCGCACTCGAGGTCCTCCTGGGAGCTGGACAGCCGGTCGAGCATGCGTCGGAAGCGGCCGGACGGCTTGTCCGTCCTGCCTGGCTTCTCGAATCGGGGAACAGCGCTCATACCCCGAAGGGTACCGGTCTCCCGTGGTGGCGGCCGGGCCGCGGTGTCCTCACCCGGACGAGTGAACGCTCGCGCGACGGAAACCGACACCCGTGCGTGGAGGCGCCCACTCCCCCGAGGGCCGGGCGGCCCGTGTGAAGCCTCGCCCCGGCCAACTCCCACAGGTGGACGAGGCCGCAGGACCCGCCCGCCGGGGGACCGCTACTCCGGCACGGACCGACCGCGCTCGAAGCGGTAGCCCATCCCCGGTTCCGTCACGAAGTGTCTGGGGTGCGAGGGGTCCGCCTCCAGCTTGCGGCGCAGCTGCGCCATGTAGACGCGCAGGTAGTTGGTCTCGGTGCCGTACGACGGCCCCCAGACCTCCTGGAGCAGCTGCTTCTGGCTGACGAGGCGCCCGGCGTTGCGCACAAGGACCTCCAGCAGGTGCCATTCCGTGGGCGTGAGCCGCACGTCCCGGCCCTCGCGGTGGACCTTCTTCGCCGCCAGGTCGACGGTGAACCCCTCGGTCTCGACGACCACCAGGTCGTCGCCGCCCTCCGCGCCGACCGGTTCCGCCCTGCGTACGGCGGCGCGCAGCCGGGCCAGCAGCTCGTCCATGCCGAACGGCTTGGTGACGTAGTCGTCGGCCCCCGCGTCCAGGGCCTCGACCTTCTCGTCGGACGTGTGGCGGGCGGAGAGCACGAGGATCGGTACGCGGGTCCAGCCGCGGAGCCCCCTGATCACCTCGACGCCGTCCATGTCCGGCAGCCCGAGGTCGAGTACGACGACGTCGGGATGGCGGGCCGCGGCAAGCTGGAGGGCCGTCGCTCCGTCCGGCGCGGCGTCCACCTCGTACTTGCGCGCCTTCAGGTTGATCACGAGGGCGCGCACGATCTGCGGCTCGTCGTCGACCACGAG from Streptomyces sp. NBC_01341 includes these protein-coding regions:
- a CDS encoding response regulator, which codes for MTRVLVVDDEPQIVRALVINLKARKYEVDAAPDGATALQLAAARHPDVVVLDLGLPDMDGVEVIRGLRGWTRVPILVLSARHTSDEKVEALDAGADDYVTKPFGMDELLARLRAAVRRAEPVGAEGGDDLVVVETEGFTVDLAAKKVHREGRDVRLTPTEWHLLEVLVRNAGRLVSQKQLLQEVWGPSYGTETNYLRVYMAQLRRKLEADPSHPRHFVTEPGMGYRFERGRSVPE
- a CDS encoding OB-fold nucleic acid binding domain-containing protein, encoding MSAVPRFEKPGRTDKPSGRFRRMLDRLSSSQEDLECEELREDSHASGCTRISECSDRQIVKVTGTLRTVTLRPRAGVPALEAELFDGTAPLDVVWLGRRSIVGIEPGRRLIASGRVAMSHGRRVLFNPKYELRPLGKE